The following proteins come from a genomic window of Salvia hispanica cultivar TCC Black 2014 chromosome 4, UniMelb_Shisp_WGS_1.0, whole genome shotgun sequence:
- the LOC125223427 gene encoding beta-galactosidase 3-like yields MEAPPKCFLLFLLLNSLLQFAQCSVTYDRKGLIINGQRKLIFSGSIHYPRSSPDMWEELIQKAKDGGLDAIDTYVFWNLHEPSPGNYNFEGRNDLVRFVKLIQKAGLYLHLRIGPYVCAEWNFGGFPVWLKYVPGITFRTDNEPFKNAMQRFTEKIVGMMKAERLFQSQGGPIILSQIENEYGSETKNFGAAGHSYMSWAAKMAVNLDTGVPWVMCKEDDAPDPVINSCNGFYCDYFSPNKPYKPTMWTEAWTGWFEEFGGPIHHRPVEDLAFAVARFIQKGGSFINYYMYHGGTNFGRTAGGPFVTTSYDYDAPIDEYGLPRQPKYNHLKELHTAIKLCGHTLVDTDPTVTNLGNYEQAHVFTSKSGHCAAFLSNYHWDASARVTFNKMHYDLPPWSISILPDCKTVAFNTATMRSKTSLPKMLPTNVQMVLWETFNEDISSSDNDARITVVGLLEQLNVTRDASDYLWYTTSVEINPAESFLHGGQGPVLSVDSAGHALHVFVNGKFLGSAFGTQENKKFTFSKSVNFHAGVNSIELLSVNMGLPNIGHRFETWSTGVLGPVSLHGLEHGTQDLSWQKWSYKVGMKGEAMDLYSPSKISSVDWMKASLAVDTQQPLTWYKAYFNSPNGNEPLALDMSSMGKGQAWINGQSIGRYWTANAKGQCNGCSYKGTYRQGKCLDGCGKPTQRWYHVPRSWLKPSQNLLIVFEEIGGDASKISLVKRSLAYE; encoded by the exons ATGGAAGCCCCTCCCAAGTGTTTTCTGCTGTTTCTGCTGCTGAATTCACTCCTACAGTTCGCCCAATGCTCCGTCACCTACGACAGGAAAGGCCTCATCATCAATGGCCAAAGGAAACTCATCTTCTCTGGCTCCATTCATTACCCAAGAAGCTCCCCCGAT ATGTGGGAAGAGCTGATTCAGAAGGCTAAAGATGGAGGCTTGGATGCCATAGACACTTATGTGTTCTGGAACCTCCACGAACCTTCTCCCGGAAAT TACAATTTTGAGGGAAGAAATGATTTAGTTAGGTTCGTGAAGTTGATCCAGAAAGCAGGGCTCTACCTTCATCTTCGCATTGGGCCTTATGTTTGTGCAGAATGGAATTTTGG AGGTTTCCCTGTTTGGTTGAAGTATGTTCCTGGCATTACTTTCAGAACCGACAACGAACCTTTCaag AATGCAATGCAAAGATTTACTGAGAAAATTGTTGGAATGATGAAGGCTGAGAGGTTGTTTCAATCTCAAGGTGGCCCAATTATTCTCTCACAG ATTGAAAACGAATATGGTTCAGAAACCAAGAATTTTGGTGCTGCTGGCCATTCTTACATGTCTTGGGCTGCAAAGATGGCTGTCAACTTAGACACCGGAGTGCCCTGGGTCATGTGTAAGGAAGATGACGCTCCAGACCCAGTG ATTAACTCGTGCAATGGTTTTTACTGCGACTATTTCTCCCCAAACAAACCGTACAAGCCAACTATGTGGACCGAGGCTTGGACCGGCTG GTTTGAAGAATTTGGTGGGCCAATTCACCATCGTCCGGTTGAAGATTTGGCATTTGCTGTAGCTAGATTTATACAGAAAGGAGGCTCCTTCATCAACTACTACATG TACCATGGAGGAACAAACTTTGGAAGGACCGCTGGAGGTCCTTTCGTTACAACCAGCTATGACTATGATGCTCCAATCGATGAATACG GATTGCCTAGACAGCCCAAATACAACCATTTAAAGGAGCTTCATACTGCCATAAAGCTATGTGGGCATACTTTGGTCGACACTGATCCCACAGTTACTAATTTGGGAAACTATGAACAG GCGCACGTATTTACTTCAAAGTCGGGCCACTGTGCAGCCTTTTTATCGAATTACCACTGGGATGCAAGCGCAAGGGTGACATTCAATAAAATGCACTATGATCTTCCTCCCTGGTCGATCAGTATACTCCCTGATTGCAAGACTGTTGCTTTTAACACAGCAACT ATGAGATCAAAAACATCATTGCCAAAAATGTTGCCTACGAATGTCCAGATGGTCTTGTGGGAGACATTCAATGAGGATATATCCTCCAGCGACAATGATGCCAGAATTACAGTTGTTGGTCTTTTAGAGCAATTGAATGTCACTAGGGATGCTAGTGACTATCTATGGTATACGACCag TGTCGAGATCAATCCAGCTGAATCTTTTCTACACGGAGGGCAGGGTCCAGTTCTGTCAGTAGATTCCGCGGGCCATGCTTTGCATGTTTTTGTAAACGGAAAATTCTTAG GATCCGCCTTTGGAACtcaagaaaacaagaaattcaCTTTCTCAAAATCCGTCAATTTTCACGCGGGAGTAAACAGCATTGAGCTGCTTAGTGTGAACATGGGGTTGCCG AACATAGGCCACCGTTTTGAAACATGGAGCACCGGAGTCCTCGGACCTGTTTCCTTGCACGGGCTAGAACATGGTACACAAGACTTGTCATGGCAAAAATGGTCATACAAG gTTGGAATGAAAGGAGAAGCCATGGACTTATATTCACCAAGTAAAATATCTTCCGTTGATTGGATGAAAGCATCGCTTGCAGTAGACACTCAACAGCCACTAACGTGGTACAAG GCTTACTTCAACTCACCAAATGGGAACGAGCCGTTGGCTTTGGACATGAGTAGCATGGGAAAGGGGCAAGCGTGGATCAATGGGCAAAGCATCGGTAGATACTGGACAGCCAATGCGAAGGGGCAATGCAACGGGTGCAGCTACAAAGGAACGTATCGACAGGGAAAATGCCTAGATGGATGTGGGAAGCCTACACAAAGATG GTACCATGTTCCTCGGTCATGGCTGAAGCCTAGCCAGAATTTGTTGATAGTCTTTGAGGAAATTGGTGGTGATGCTTCAAAGATTTCCCTTGTTAAAAGATCACTTGCTTATGAATAA
- the LOC125223433 gene encoding uncharacterized protein LOC125223433 isoform X1: protein MSDMKRSKLTALKYKGSQMNSSASGSRNQKGDRTRRSWTIREDDFLLVTIHELVAHGWKADNGFRGGYLGKLEEAMNTQFPGCGIKGTPHIVSKLAAWKKDYNSLNNILKRSGMGFNDHGNFRIDCDDDQWDQIAKADKHARNMRDKSWPRFEIWKEIFGKDRANGDGSELIMDVVNGLYSNEKQASNGDDEDINLSALRTSLQMTHCLILSLTLMLLKGATRPPKTHMSHMQTRKKQPGTKQLMDCWICLAKCMRTPVSGFKA from the exons ATGTCTGATATGAAACGCTCTAAGCTTACCGCGTTGAAGTACAAAGGAAGCCAGA TGAACTCGTCCGCATCTGGAAGTCGTAACCAGAAAGGAGATCGAACTAGGCGCAGCTGGACCATCAGAGAGGATGATTTTCTCCTTGTGACGATTCACGAACTTGTCGCCCATGGCTGGAAAGCGGATAACGGCTTTCGTGGCGGCTACCTAGGCAAGCTTGAAGAGGCTATGAACACTCAATTCCCAGGATGTGGAATCAAGGGCACGCCACACATTGTCTCCAAGCTCGCAGCTTGGAAAAAAGACTACAACTCACTGAATAACATTCTCAAACGCAGTGGAATGGGCTTCAACGATCATGGCAATTTCAGAATTGATTGTGACGATGATCAATGGGATCAGATAGCGAAG gCTGACAAACATGCACGTAATATGCGGGACAAATCGTGGCCTCGATTCGAGATATGGAAAGAAATTTTTGGGAAAGATAGAGCGAACGGAGATGGATCTGAACTGATCATGGATGTTGTGAATGGCTTGTATTCCAATGAGAAGCAAGCTAGCAATGGAGACGATGAAGACATCAATCTGAGCGCGCTGAGGACCTCTCTTCAAATGACACACTGCCTCATACTTTCTCTGACACTCATGCTGCTGAAAGGAGCAACCAGACCTCCAAAGACACACATGTCCCATATGCAAACCAGAAAAAAACAACCGGGGACCAAGCAATTGATGGACTGCTGGATCTGCTTGGCAAAATGCATGAGGACACCAGTGAGCGGCTTCAAAGCTTGA
- the LOC125223433 gene encoding uncharacterized protein LOC125223433 isoform X2 produces the protein MNSSASGSRNQKGDRTRRSWTIREDDFLLVTIHELVAHGWKADNGFRGGYLGKLEEAMNTQFPGCGIKGTPHIVSKLAAWKKDYNSLNNILKRSGMGFNDHGNFRIDCDDDQWDQIAKADKHARNMRDKSWPRFEIWKEIFGKDRANGDGSELIMDVVNGLYSNEKQASNGDDEDINLSALRTSLQMTHCLILSLTLMLLKGATRPPKTHMSHMQTRKKQPGTKQLMDCWICLAKCMRTPVSGFKA, from the exons A TGAACTCGTCCGCATCTGGAAGTCGTAACCAGAAAGGAGATCGAACTAGGCGCAGCTGGACCATCAGAGAGGATGATTTTCTCCTTGTGACGATTCACGAACTTGTCGCCCATGGCTGGAAAGCGGATAACGGCTTTCGTGGCGGCTACCTAGGCAAGCTTGAAGAGGCTATGAACACTCAATTCCCAGGATGTGGAATCAAGGGCACGCCACACATTGTCTCCAAGCTCGCAGCTTGGAAAAAAGACTACAACTCACTGAATAACATTCTCAAACGCAGTGGAATGGGCTTCAACGATCATGGCAATTTCAGAATTGATTGTGACGATGATCAATGGGATCAGATAGCGAAG gCTGACAAACATGCACGTAATATGCGGGACAAATCGTGGCCTCGATTCGAGATATGGAAAGAAATTTTTGGGAAAGATAGAGCGAACGGAGATGGATCTGAACTGATCATGGATGTTGTGAATGGCTTGTATTCCAATGAGAAGCAAGCTAGCAATGGAGACGATGAAGACATCAATCTGAGCGCGCTGAGGACCTCTCTTCAAATGACACACTGCCTCATACTTTCTCTGACACTCATGCTGCTGAAAGGAGCAACCAGACCTCCAAAGACACACATGTCCCATATGCAAACCAGAAAAAAACAACCGGGGACCAAGCAATTGATGGACTGCTGGATCTGCTTGGCAAAATGCATGAGGACACCAGTGAGCGGCTTCAAAGCTTGA
- the LOC125223432 gene encoding uncharacterized protein LOC125223432 isoform X2 codes for MDRNTFGRLCRLFRQLGTLRDKRYMGIEEQVAMFLGILAHHEKNRVVKFKFWRSGHTVSKYVHKVLMAVLKMHSLFLVNPDPVREDCIDPRWKWFKGCLGALDGTYINVSVATADNPRYRTRKGQIATNTLAVCDRYMRFVFFLPGWEGSADDARILRDAVNRPNGLRVPIGNYYLCDNGYANSEGFLTPYKGFRYHFKEWGPATERPQNAAESFNMHHTRARNVIERAFAVLKMRSKEVGTID; via the exons ATGGACCGTAATACTTTTGGAAGGCTTTGCCGTCTATTCCGACAGTTGGGTACTCTACGGGATAAACGGTACATGGGCATTGAAGAGCAGGTGGCCATGTTCCTAGGAATCTTGGCTCATCACGAAAAAAACCGAGTTGTGAAGTTCAAATTTTGGCGATCAGGTCACACTGTTTCAAAATATGTACATAAAGTCCTCATGGCAGTTTTGAAAATGCATTCGTTATTCCTTGTTAATCCTGATCCAGTTCGTGAGGATTGCATAGATCCAAGGTGGAAATGGTTCAAG GGATGTCTTGGAGCCCTCGATGGCACTTACATAAATGTATCGGTGGCCACCGCAGACAATCCTAGATATCGAACAAGAAAAGGACAAATTGCAACAAATACATTGGCTGTATGTGATCGCTACATGAGGTTCGTATTTTTCCTACCGGGTTGGGAAGGGTCCGCCGATGATGCAAGAATTTTACGTGATGCCGTAAATCGCCCGAACGGTTTGAGAGTTCCAATag GGAATTACTACCTTTGTGATAACGGCTATGCTAATAGCGAGGGGTTCCTCACCCCTTACAAGGGGTTTAGATATCATTTTAAGGAGTGGGGACCGGCAACGGAGCGGCCACAAAATGCGGCTGAATCATTCAATATGCACCACACACGAGCACGAAACGTAATTGAACGTGCATTTGCGGTACTAAAGATGAG GAGCAAGGAGGTGGGGACGATTGACTAA
- the LOC125223432 gene encoding uncharacterized protein LOC125223432 isoform X3, translating to MDRNTFGRLCRLFRQLGTLRDKRYMGIEEQVAMFLGILAHHEKNRVVKFKFWRSGHTVSKYVHKVLMAVLKMHSLFLVNPDPVREDCIDPRWKWFKGCLGALDGTYINVSVATADNPRYRTRKGQIATNTLAVCDRYMRFVFFLPGWEGSADDARILRDAVNRPNGLRVPIGNYYLCDNGYANSEGFLTPYKGFRYHFKEWGPATERPQNAAESFNMHHTRARNVIERAFAEQGGGDD from the exons ATGGACCGTAATACTTTTGGAAGGCTTTGCCGTCTATTCCGACAGTTGGGTACTCTACGGGATAAACGGTACATGGGCATTGAAGAGCAGGTGGCCATGTTCCTAGGAATCTTGGCTCATCACGAAAAAAACCGAGTTGTGAAGTTCAAATTTTGGCGATCAGGTCACACTGTTTCAAAATATGTACATAAAGTCCTCATGGCAGTTTTGAAAATGCATTCGTTATTCCTTGTTAATCCTGATCCAGTTCGTGAGGATTGCATAGATCCAAGGTGGAAATGGTTCAAG GGATGTCTTGGAGCCCTCGATGGCACTTACATAAATGTATCGGTGGCCACCGCAGACAATCCTAGATATCGAACAAGAAAAGGACAAATTGCAACAAATACATTGGCTGTATGTGATCGCTACATGAGGTTCGTATTTTTCCTACCGGGTTGGGAAGGGTCCGCCGATGATGCAAGAATTTTACGTGATGCCGTAAATCGCCCGAACGGTTTGAGAGTTCCAATag GGAATTACTACCTTTGTGATAACGGCTATGCTAATAGCGAGGGGTTCCTCACCCCTTACAAGGGGTTTAGATATCATTTTAAGGAGTGGGGACCGGCAACGGAGCGGCCACAAAATGCGGCTGAATCATTCAATATGCACCACACACGAGCACGAAACGTAATTGAACGTGCATTTGCG GAGCAAGGAGGTGGGGACGATTGA
- the LOC125223432 gene encoding putative nuclease HARBI1 isoform X1, with translation MDRNTFGRLCRLFRQLGTLRDKRYMGIEEQVAMFLGILAHHEKNRVVKFKFWRSGHTVSKYVHKVLMAVLKMHSLFLVNPDPVREDCIDPRWKWFKGCLGALDGTYINVSVATADNPRYRTRKGQIATNTLAVCDRYMRFVFFLPGWEGSADDARILRDAVNRPNGLRVPIGNYYLCDNGYANSEGFLTPYKGFRYHFKEWGPATERPQNAAESFNMHHTRARNVIERAFAVLKMRWGILRSASFYPIKVQIRMIMACFLLHNYIRSVMSVDPIEALIDGEQEQGGGDD, from the exons ATGGACCGTAATACTTTTGGAAGGCTTTGCCGTCTATTCCGACAGTTGGGTACTCTACGGGATAAACGGTACATGGGCATTGAAGAGCAGGTGGCCATGTTCCTAGGAATCTTGGCTCATCACGAAAAAAACCGAGTTGTGAAGTTCAAATTTTGGCGATCAGGTCACACTGTTTCAAAATATGTACATAAAGTCCTCATGGCAGTTTTGAAAATGCATTCGTTATTCCTTGTTAATCCTGATCCAGTTCGTGAGGATTGCATAGATCCAAGGTGGAAATGGTTCAAG GGATGTCTTGGAGCCCTCGATGGCACTTACATAAATGTATCGGTGGCCACCGCAGACAATCCTAGATATCGAACAAGAAAAGGACAAATTGCAACAAATACATTGGCTGTATGTGATCGCTACATGAGGTTCGTATTTTTCCTACCGGGTTGGGAAGGGTCCGCCGATGATGCAAGAATTTTACGTGATGCCGTAAATCGCCCGAACGGTTTGAGAGTTCCAATag GGAATTACTACCTTTGTGATAACGGCTATGCTAATAGCGAGGGGTTCCTCACCCCTTACAAGGGGTTTAGATATCATTTTAAGGAGTGGGGACCGGCAACGGAGCGGCCACAAAATGCGGCTGAATCATTCAATATGCACCACACACGAGCACGAAACGTAATTGAACGTGCATTTGCGGTACTAAAGATGAGGTGGGGCATATTGAGGAGTGCCTCTTTCTATCCAATCAAAGTCCAGATTCGAATGATTATGGCCTGTTTCTTATTGCACAACTACATCCGTAGTGTGATGTCTGTTGACCCTATTGAAGCACTAATTGATGGGGAACAGGAGCAAGGAGGTGGGGACGATTGA
- the LOC125223430 gene encoding tubulin beta-2 chain-like, translated as MREILHIQGGQCGNQIGSKFWEVVCAEHGIDATGRYQGDSDLQLERVNVYYNEASGGRFVPRAVLMDLEPGTMDSLRSSTYGQIFRPDNFVFGQSGAGNNWAKGHYTEGAELIDSVLDVVRKEAENCDCLQGFQVCHSLGGGTGSGMGTLLISKIREEYPDRMMLTFSVFPSPKVSDTVVEPYNATLSVHQLVENADECMVLDNEALYDICFRTLKLTTPSFGDLNHLISATMSGVTCCLRFPGQLNSDLRKLAVNLIPFPRLHFFMLGFAPLTSRGSQQYRALSVPELTQQMWDSKNMMCAADPRHGRYLTASAIFRGKMSTKEVDEQMLNVQNKNSSYFVEWIPNNVKSTVCDIPPTGLKMASTFVGNSTSIQEMFRRVSEQFTAMFRRKAFLHWYTGEGMDEMEFTEAESNMNDLVAEYQQYQDATADEEGEYEDEEEEEYQE; from the exons atgcGTGAAATCCTCCACATACAGGGCGGCCAATGCGGTAATCAGATCGGCTCTAAGTTTTGGGAGGTGGTGTGCGCGGAGCACGGCATCGACGCCACCGGCCGATACCAGGGCGACTCCGATCTACAGCTTGAGAGGGTTAATGTCTACTACAACGAAGCCAGTGGCGGCAGATTCGTGCCCCGGGCCGTGCTCATGGACCTCGAGCCCGGGACCATGGACAGCCTCCGCTCCAGCACCTACGGCCAGATCTTCAGGCCCGATAATTTTGTCTTCGGCCAGTCCGGCGCTGGGAACAACTGGGCCAAAGGCCATTACACGGAGGGCGCTGAGTTGATCGATTCCGTTCTCGATGTTGTAAGGAAAGAAGCGGAGAACTGCGATTGTTTGCAAG GATTTCAAGTGTGCCACTCATTGGGAGGTGGAACAGGATCTGGTATGGGCACTCTGTTGATTTCAAAAATCAGGGAGGAGTATCCAGACAGGATGATGCTCACCTTCTCTGTTTTCCCATCTCCTAAAGTGTCTGATACTGTTGTCGAGCCTTACAATGCGACACTGTCCGTTCATCAGCTCGTGGAGAATGCAGATGAGTGCATGGTTCTCGACAACGAGGCTCTATATGACATATGCTTCAGGACGCTTAAGCTCACAACACCTAGCT TTGGTGATCTTAATCATCTTATCTCTGCAACCATGTCTGGTGTCACGTGTTGTTTACGGTTTCCTGGTCAGCTTAACTCTGATCTTCGTAAACTTGCTGTGAATCTCATCCCGTTCCCACGCCTTCATTTCTTCATGTTGGGATTTGCCCCACTCACCTCACGCGGATCCCAGCAGTACCGGGCACTATCAGTTCCCGAGCTCACTCAGCAAATGTGGGACTCGAAGAACATGATGTGTGCTGCTGACCCGCGCCACGGCCGCTATCTGACTGCCTCAGCCATCTTCCGAGGGAAGATGAGCACGAAGGAAGTGGACGAACAGATGCTGAACGTGCAGAACAAGAATTCATCCTACTTCGTTGAGTGGATTCCCAACAATGTGAAATCAACCGTCTGTGACATACCCCCAACAGGGCTGAAGATGGCCTCGACCTTTGTTGGTAACTCGACGTCCATCCAGGAGATGTTCCGGAGGGTGAGCGAGCAGTTCACAGCCATGTTCCGGAGGAAGGCTTTCTTGCACTGGTACACTGGTGAGGGGATGGACGAGATGGAGTTCACGGAGGCGGAGAGCAACATGAATGATCTGGTGGCGGAGTACCAACAGTATCAGGACGCGACGGCTGACGAGGAGGGTGAGTACgaggatgaagaagaagaagagtacCAGGAATGA
- the LOC125223429 gene encoding UDP-glucose iridoid glucosyltransferase-like: protein MEPSGRGRRVVLVPYPFQGHLTPMLQLGALLHCRGFSITLAHTRFNSPNSSHYPHFHFLPLSDDLDGVDTSFHNLLNVMAAMNANCQPSFQEHMVHMLETEDVACVIYDNILTFVDVVATSLNLPTILLRTTAAAYMHSHLVLFHLIAHKRLPLPESEVELPVPNLHPLRFKDLPVQATQKLPEPVRQFLLSYMNIRSSAAVIWNTIETLDQWPLQQLQQQWPVPFFTIGPLHKMAPPLPTSLMEEDAFCLSWLDKRPPDSVIYVSLGSMATINQEELRQMARGLAKSGHPFLWVVRPSLLNGSSDSIKSLPADFKDLVPERGLVVGWAPQRKVLEHPAVGGFFSHCGWNSTLESLCGGVPMICRPCFADQMVNARYLTHVWRVGVELESVGEKSVEGAVRTLMGSDCGRGMRERAVGMKLEIERSMGRGGSSSESLHHLVKFVASL, encoded by the exons ATGGAGCCATCAGGGCGGGGACGACGTGTGGTGCTCGTCCCATACCCTTTCCAAGGCCACCTCACTCCCATGCTTCAGCTCGGCGCCCTTCTCCACTGTCGTGGCTTCTCAATCACCCTCGCCCACACTCGCTTTAACTCTCCCAATTCCTCCCACTATCCACACTTCCATTTCCTTCCTCTTTCAGATGACCTTGATGGCGTTGACACCTCCTTCCACAATCTGCTAAATGTCATGGCCGCCATGAACGCCAACTGCCAGCCCTCGTTTCAGGAACACATGGTGCACATGCTCGAAACAGAGGATGTAGCCTGCGTCATATATGATAACATCTTGACGTTCGTTGACGTCGTCGCAACTAGCCTCAACCTTCCCACCATCCTTCTCAGGACTACTGCCGCCGCCTACATGCACTCCCACCTTGTCCTCTTCCACCTCATTGCACACAAACGTCTTCCTTTGCCAG AGTCCGAGGTGGAGCTTCCGGTTCCGAATCTGCATCCACTTAGGTTCAAAGATCTCCCTGTCCAGGCCACACAGAAACTCCCAGAACCAGTACGGCAATTCCTACTGAGCTACATGAACATAAGATCATCTGCAGCTGTGATTTGGAACACTATTGAAACACTGGACCAATGGCCGCTGCAGCAGCTCCAGCAACAATGGCCGGTCCCCTTCTTCACCATAGGCCCACTCCACAAAATGGCACCACCTCTGCCTACTAGTCTCATGGAGGAGGACGCATTCTGCCTCTCGTGGCTCGACAAACGACCTCCTGATTCCGTCATCTATGTCAGCTTAGGCAGCATGGCCACCATCAACCAAGAGGAGTTGCGTCAGATGGCACGCGGCCTGGCCAAGAGCGGCCACCCGTTTCTGTGGGTGGTGCGTCCCTCTCTCTTGAACGGATCCTCGGATTCGATCAAGTCCTTGCCTGCAGATTTCAAGGACTTGGTTCCGGAGAGGGGGCTGGTGGTGGGCTGGGCCCCCCAGAGGAAGGTTCTAGAGCACCCTGCCGTGGGGGGCTTCTTCAGTCATTGTGGCTGGAACTCCACTCTGGAAAGCCTCTGCGGGGGCGTCCCCATGATTTGTAGGCCGTGCTTCGCGGACCAGATGGTGAACGCGAGGTACCTCACCCACGTGTGGAGGGTCGGGGTGGAGCTGGAGAGTGTTGGGGAGAAGAGCGTTGAGGGGGCCGTCAGGACTCTTATGGGCAGCGACTGCGGGAGGGGGATGAGGGAGAGAGCGGTGGGGATGAAACTTGAGATCGAGCGCTCCATGGGACGAGGGGGCTCGTCTTCGGAGTCGCTCCATCACTTGGTCAAGTTTGTTGCCTCTTTGTAA
- the LOC125223428 gene encoding UDP-glucose iridoid glucosyltransferase-like has protein sequence MEQFGTRKVRVMLVPLPLQGHLTPMLQLASVLHLRGFSVIVAHTEFNSPDPQLHPDFTFIPLKDGVCSPSANLLDMIAAINTNCMEPLQKCIVEQQGQVSCIIYDSLLHFVDTLAHCLKLPAIFFRPTTAVYMQSYLALLSLHEKMIIPLPESQLEEPVPELHPAIRFKDLPLSVLSKMSQVLIDFVKSFSDIKSAVAVICNSVEILDDFSLQHQYQVPFFPIGPLHKMASSSSMQTSLLQEDPGCIAWLDKQGLKSVLYVSLGSVATLSSEVLVETAMGIANSGQPFLWAIRPSSVAGSEWIECLPQGLREVIQERGMIVKWAPQKEVLAHPAVGGFLSHCGWNSTLESMSQGVAMICMPFFGDQRINARFLVHVWEVGVEIGNKADRKSIEEAVRVLMVEEQGKDMRLRAAEIKHKLHLSTVKDGSSCRALDDLVEFITSLSAPK, from the exons ATGGAGCAATTCGGAACAAGAAAGGTGCGAGTAATGCTCGTGCCCCTCCCTCTCCAGGGGCACCTAACACCGATGCTTCAACTAGCAAGTGTTCTCCATTTAAGGGGATTCTCGGTCATTGTTGCACACACCGAGTTCAACTCTCCCGATCCCCAACTCCACCCGGATTTCACCTTCATCCCATTGAAAGATGGTGTCTGCTCCCCTTCTGCCAATCTGCTGGACATGATAGCAGCCATCAACACAAACTGCATGGAACCACTTCAAAAATGCATAGTGGAACAGCAAGGCCAAGTTTCTTGCATCATTTATGACTCCCTTTTGCACTTTGTGGACACCCTGGCTCATTGTTTGAAGCTTCCTGCCATCTTCTTTCGCCCTACAACTGCTGTTTATATGCAATCCTATCTCGCCCTTCTGTCACTCCATGAAAAGATGATCATCCCCTTACCAG AGTCTCAGCTTGAGGAGCCAGTGCCAGAGCTTCATCCAGCAATCAGGTTCAAGGATCTGCCTCTTTCAGTCTTGTCCAAGATGTCACAAGTATTAATAGATTTTGTGAAGAGTTTCAGTGATATAAAATCTGCTGTAGCAGTAATATGTAACAGTGTGGAAATTCTAGATGACTTTTCCCTTCAGCACCAATATCAAGTGCCTTTCTTTCCAATAGGCCCTCTTCACAAAATggcttcatcatcatcaatgcAAACTAGCCTACTGCAAGAAGATCCTGGCTGCATAGCCTGGCTCGACAAACAAGGCCTCAAATCCGTGCTCTACGTGAGCTTGGGCAGTGTAGCCACATTGAGTAGTGAAGTACTAGTTGAGACGGCAATGGGAATTGCCAACAGTGGGCAGCCCTTCTTGTGGGCCATTCGCCCCTCCTCCGTTGCTGGATCAGAGTGGATCGAGTGTCTGCCCCAAGGGCTGAGGGAAGTGATCCAAGAACGCGGGATGATTGTGAAGTGGGCACCTCAGAAAGAGGTTCTGGCTCACCCAGCGGTTGGCGGGTTCTTAAGCCATTGTGGGTGGAACTCGACTCTTGAGAGCATGAGCCAAGGAGTTGCAATGATATGCATGCCTTTCTTTGGGGACCAAAGGATCAATGCAAGGTTCTTGGTCCATGTGTGGGAAGTTGGTGTGGAGATAGGGAATAAGGCTGATAGGAAGAGCATCGAGGAGGCTGTGAGGGTGCTGATGGTGGAGGAGCAAGGGAAGGATATGAGGCTGAGAGCTGCAGAGATAAAGCATAAGCTTCACCTCTCTACGGTTAAAGATGGCTCTTCTTGTAGAGCATTGGATGACTTGGTTGAGTTTATTACATCATTATCAGCCCCAAAGTGA